The genomic stretch CGGGAACTGGGGCATGTATTCCGCCATAGGCGCCGGGATACGCCACATGACAGGCGAGGCGGGGGTGGACCTTCTCCACACCACCAGCGCTGCAGTGGATGAGGCGCGCGTCAGTCTTACGGTATGGGCTGTTGCCATAGGCATGGTGGTGATTTCCGGGCTTATGGCGTTCAGCGCCCAGGCCAGGTTTTTCATGGCCACCATGGAACTAAGCAGGCTGCGCGCTTCCATAAGCGAGGTGCCGGAATTCTCCGGCCTGACTTCCGACGGGATTCAGCAGGCGGTGGACAGCATCAGGGCATACTCCGGCAAGCTGCAGGCGCTCGGCGGCAATCCTGATTATTACGCTCCCAAACTGGTTGCCGTGCTTGATTCCGTGCCGGACAAGGTGTGGGTTTCGGACGTCGGGTACTCCGGCGTGCTGCCGTCCGCCGGCTCGCGCGGGGAAAGCGAATTGTCCATAACCGGAAAGGTGCGTTCCGGCTCGGCCCAGAACGATGTGGCCATAGTGCAAACTTTCATTGACACCCTCAAGGCCAATCCGGAAATTCAGAAGGCATTCATCGCGCCCGGAGGACAGTGCCTGAAAGATTTTGTCACTTCCCGCTCGCAGGACCGCTCCGCCCAGGATTCGGCTGCGGACACCAATTTCTCCATCAAATGCAAGGTGCAGCCGGGAGGAGGTTTCTGATGGCACAGAAACTGGAGGATGTGCTTCGCGGGCATCTGGACTATACGCGAGAGTCCTTGTCCCTTGTCCAGTCCAAATTCCGCGAGCAGGGGTGGAAATACTTCAAAGTTCCTCTTGCCGTGGGGTTGGGCGGCTCCCTGTTTTTTTATTCCGCGCTTTACAAGCCGCTTTCATCTTCCACAAACAACAAACGTTCCCAGATAGACGCCATGAAGGCGCAGGCGCAGTTCGCCACCGATTACGACACATACAAAAGCCAGATGCTGAACGCGCAGCGGCGTTTTCCCACCCAGAAAGAGCGGACGGAGTGGCTGGGCAACCTGATAACCATGTCCTGCACTTCGGAAAACGTGGTGCCCGGCCAGGTGAGCGTGCCGACCGAAAGCGGGGACGGCGATATTTCAGTGATATCGCTTCAGTTCAATTTCGTGTCTGAACTGCCGCGCATAGGCAGGATTCTGGCCAGGATAGAAAGCAGCGACCGTTTTGTGAAGCTGGAAAGGGTGGCGCTGCACAAGACTAGCGACAAGTCCAATCTGATATCCGCGGAAGTGCGGATATCCACGGTGTCGCCTAAACGCAATACCGGCATTGCAGGTGGGTAAGCATATGATTAGCCGCTTCTGTGTTCATGCGCGCAAAGCCGTTGTCCTGTGTGTTGCGGCGGGGATTGCCGCGCCATGCCTGGCGCAGGCAACGCCCTCCGCTGCCGCGCAGAACGGGAATTCCGCAGCGCAGACTGCCGCGCCGGTTGCCGCGGCGGAAGTGTCGTCGGCGACGGCGGTGGAGGTCTCTGAACAGAAAGTGGTGTTCAATCCTAAATCCGGCAGAAATCCGTTTTTGTCTCCGGAAGACATCGCCGCGCTGGAAGCGGAAAAGATGGCGACCCGCCAGCAGGTGGCTGCCGCGCAGGCGGCCAAGACCGGATCAATAGTCAGGCGGGGGTCCAATATTTTAATTCAGGGCATAATTGGTAAAATGGCGATAGTGAACAACCAGTCGGTATCCGCGGGAGGGTATGTGGGAGATGTGAAGGTTATCAGCGTCGGCGCCAATTCCGTGACTTTTGAGGAGAACGGAATGCGGTTCACAAAAGCGTTTCAGGAGTTGAGAAGAAGATAGCGCGGAATGATGTTTGGCCGCGCGGAAGCCGCTTATCGGGAGCTGGATTTATGAATATGAACAAGATCAGGCCGTATGTCGCGCTTGCGCTTGCGGCGGTGCAGATGCTGCTGCCGGTTTCCGGCGCGCTGGCACAGGATATTCCCCAGCCGGATGCGGGCGGCGGCGCCCCGCCCGCGCAGGACGCCGCAGCCGCTCCCGCGCCGGATGCGGGCGGCGGCGATTTCACAATGCCTACGGCCAATCCGCCGGGAACCCCTCTTGACGCTTCCGGCGGGTCGCCTCAGCCTTTGTACGAGGAGACCGAGCGCGTGGAGCCGATGGAGAAAAAAATCATGGTCCGGCTGCGCGGGGCGCCGCTGTCGGCGTTTTTGGAGACCGTGTCCGCCCAGTCCGGCATCAATTTCGTGGTTTCGGACAAGGTGGCCCAGGATGTCACAATATCGGCTTTTCTTCCCAAGGTAACCGCGCGCGAGGCGCTTCAGATACTGCTGCGCATGCACGGCCTGACATACGAGCGCGTGGGCAAGAGCCATACCTATGTTATATTGAAGCGTTCCGCCAGAGCAAGAAACGTGGTGACAAAAATATACACACTCAGCTTCATCTCCCTGCTGGCGGGGGAAACGTCGCAGCAGGAAATGTCGGCTATAACTTCAGCTGATGTGTCCTTCACCGGAGGGTTCAGCGGCGGGGGCGGCGGGGGCGCCGGCGGCGGCCAGAGCGGAGGCGGAGGCGGAGGCCAGGGCGGCGCGGGCGCCAGCGAAGGCGTTGCCATCATCAATGTGCTGCGCAGCGTGATGAGCAGAACCGGTACCATCGCCAGCGAGCCGCGCACGAACAGTCTTATTGTCACCGACGATGCGGACCGCTTCCCGCAGATAGAGCAGGTGCTTTCCGAACTGGACAAAAAAGCTCCCCAGGTGCTTATAGAAGCTAAAATCATGGAAATAAACAGCACCCGCCTCAACGAGATGGGCATAGAATGGGGCGGCTCGCGCGGCGAGCTGGCCTATTTCCAGGGTCCCACCCGGCTTACCGATTATTTCCTGCGTCCCGGATTTTTCAGCGGCGACCAGTGGAAGTATATGTTCCCGGACCCCAGTTCCATTGTCACCTCCGGCGGCGGCAGCGGCGGCGGTTCGGGCGGCTCAGGCGCCTCAATGGGTCCCGGCGGCATAACCTATGGCACCTTCAGCCTCAGCCAGCTTACGGCGATGCTGCGGCTGCTGGTCTCGCGCAGCGACGCGCGGTATTTAAGCCATCCCAAGGTGGTTACGTTAAACAACAAGATGGCTCTCATCAATATAAGCCAGGATGCGGCGGTCAGCGTAACCAGCACGGTTACTCAGACCACCACCACCGGAACCCTGGAGCGCAGACGGGTGGGCGTTACGTTGCGCGTTACCCCCCAGGTCAACAAGGACGGCTACATCACCCTGTTCATACAGCCGTCCTATTCGGATATTCAGGCTTCCGCCGTGACCAACAACGGACAAACGGTCTATGACCCGGTAAGCCGCGGCGCCTCCACCATGATGCGCGTCAAGAACGGTTCCACGGTGGTGCTGGGCGGCCTGCTTTCGTCCACCGACAACAAGCTTGTGCGCAAGGTCCCGTTGCTTGGATATATTCCGCTTATCGGCTGGCTGTTCACCAGCGTAAGCCAGACGCGCAAGAATTCGGATCTGGTGCTGTTTGTGACCCCGACCATACTGGTTGACTGATGCCACACAAAAAACTGGGCGAAATACTGATGGCGCAGGGGGCGCTGGACGAGCAGAAGCTCAACCAGGCGCTGCATTTCCAGGTTCAGAACAAGTGCCTGATAGGCGAGGCCATAATCAAGCTCGGCTACGCCAGCGAGGAAGTGGTGTACATGGCCCTCTCCAAGCAGTTGGGCATTCCCTACGCCTCGCGCGAAAACCGCATTCTGAGCCCGGAGAGGAATCAGGGCATTGAAAAACTGGTGGGCGAGAAATTCGCGCGCGAGCATTTCGCCATCCCGCTGTTCGTGGAGGGTGATTCTCTGGCGGTGGCGATGGCGGACCCTGCCAACGTGCTTACCATGGACAACCTGCGGCTGATGACCAATATGGAAATTCAGCCGTTTATCGCCACCAAATCCCAGATACTGCGCGTTATAGACAATTTCTACCAGGGGGCCGACCTGATAGACCAGGCCATGTCGGTGGACACCGAGGGCAAGAACGTCGCCAGCGAGGCGGACCTTGCCGTTGAAGACCATCTGGACCTGGACAAAATGATATCCGGCGAGAGCAAGGGCGCCCAGTCCATACGGGTGGTCAACGCCATACTCAAGCAGGCCATAAGCGAGCGCACCTCCGACATTCATCTGGAGATTTTTGACGAGCGCGTCAGTCTCCGTTTCCGCATAGACGGCATTCTGCACGAGCGCAGCTCCCCGCCCAAGGAGCTGGTGTCCGCGCTTATCTCGCGCATAAAAATCCTTTCAAAACTGGACATTGCGGAACGGCGGCTTCCGCAGGACGGGCATTTCAGCATCCACTACCAGAACCGCACCATAGAAGTCCGCGTTTCTGTGTGTCCGACGGTGTTCGGCGAAAAGCTGGTGCTGCGCATACTGGACAAGGGCACCGTGGAATTGAATCTGGATCTGCTGGGTTTTGAACAGCGCCAGCGCGAGGACTTCCTGCGCGCGGCGGACTATCCGCATGGCCTGATATTTCTTACCGGCCCCACCGGCTCCGGCAAGACCACCACGCTCAACGCGGTGCTAAACACCATAAAGACGCCGTCTTACAATTTCATGACGCTGGAAGACCCGGTGGAATACAAGCTTTCCGGCATAAGCCAGGTGCAGGTGCGCCCGCAGATAGGCCTTACTTTCGCGGACGGGCTGCGCTCTTTCCTGCGCCAGGATCCGGACATCATACTGGTCGGAGAGGTGCGCGACAAGGAAACGGCGGAAGCCTGTCTGCGCGCCGCGCTGACCGGCCATCTGGTGTTTTCCACGCTGCACACCAACGACGCCACCGGCGCCGTGCCCCGGCTTATTGACATGGGCATGGAGCCGTTCCTGCTTTCCAGCTCGCTTGCTCTTGTTGCGGCCCAGCGTCTGGTGAGAATGCTCTGCCCGCATTGCAAGGCGCCCACCACGGTTGACCAGAAAGTGCTGGACCAGATGCTCAAGGAAGGCCATTTCCCGCCGGAGACGGACAGGTCTCGCTGGGTGTTTTTCAAAGCGCGTGGCTGCGACAAATGCTCGCACACCGGATATATCGGGCGAAAGGCGCTCTACGAGGTGTTTCTGATTAACGACGAAATGAGGCGCATCATCTACAAAACGCAGGATGTTTCCGAATTGCGTGTGGCCGTGAAAAAAACCGGCGCGTGGAACATGCGCGCCAGCGGATGGAAAAAAGTGGTGGCGGGTCTTACCACGCCGGAAGAAGTAATGTCGGTTACCTTATCGGAGGAATAACAGCATGCCGAAATTCGCATATACCGTGCAGGAC from Elusimicrobiales bacterium encodes the following:
- a CDS encoding secretin N-terminal domain-containing protein, whose amino-acid sequence is MNMNKIRPYVALALAAVQMLLPVSGALAQDIPQPDAGGGAPPAQDAAAAPAPDAGGGDFTMPTANPPGTPLDASGGSPQPLYEETERVEPMEKKIMVRLRGAPLSAFLETVSAQSGINFVVSDKVAQDVTISAFLPKVTAREALQILLRMHGLTYERVGKSHTYVILKRSARARNVVTKIYTLSFISLLAGETSQQEMSAITSADVSFTGGFSGGGGGGAGGGQSGGGGGGQGGAGASEGVAIINVLRSVMSRTGTIASEPRTNSLIVTDDADRFPQIEQVLSELDKKAPQVLIEAKIMEINSTRLNEMGIEWGGSRGELAYFQGPTRLTDYFLRPGFFSGDQWKYMFPDPSSIVTSGGGSGGGSGGSGASMGPGGITYGTFSLSQLTAMLRLLVSRSDARYLSHPKVVTLNNKMALINISQDAAVSVTSTVTQTTTTGTLERRRVGVTLRVTPQVNKDGYITLFIQPSYSDIQASAVTNNGQTVYDPVSRGASTMMRVKNGSTVVLGGLLSSTDNKLVRKVPLLGYIPLIGWLFTSVSQTRKNSDLVLFVTPTILVD
- a CDS encoding ATPase, T2SS/T4P/T4SS family; amino-acid sequence: MPHKKLGEILMAQGALDEQKLNQALHFQVQNKCLIGEAIIKLGYASEEVVYMALSKQLGIPYASRENRILSPERNQGIEKLVGEKFAREHFAIPLFVEGDSLAVAMADPANVLTMDNLRLMTNMEIQPFIATKSQILRVIDNFYQGADLIDQAMSVDTEGKNVASEADLAVEDHLDLDKMISGESKGAQSIRVVNAILKQAISERTSDIHLEIFDERVSLRFRIDGILHERSSPPKELVSALISRIKILSKLDIAERRLPQDGHFSIHYQNRTIEVRVSVCPTVFGEKLVLRILDKGTVELNLDLLGFEQRQREDFLRAADYPHGLIFLTGPTGSGKTTTLNAVLNTIKTPSYNFMTLEDPVEYKLSGISQVQVRPQIGLTFADGLRSFLRQDPDIILVGEVRDKETAEACLRAALTGHLVFSTLHTNDATGAVPRLIDMGMEPFLLSSSLALVAAQRLVRMLCPHCKAPTTVDQKVLDQMLKEGHFPPETDRSRWVFFKARGCDKCSHTGYIGRKALYEVFLINDEMRRIIYKTQDVSELRVAVKKTGAWNMRASGWKKVVAGLTTPEEVMSVTLSEE